One region of Alosa alosa isolate M-15738 ecotype Scorff River chromosome 1, AALO_Geno_1.1, whole genome shotgun sequence genomic DNA includes:
- the si:ch211-207d6.2 gene encoding sickle tail protein isoform X3, producing MMSKPSRLAKPSKSSGRKEPPGSRSRMLSVGERLMRAGSEGNLVRPRATLQQQQAGHHESHRSVSPLAKEVGNISNQRLSATENEALSQHHSSSADDSDHSDPWSPRTLPRRYTVGGPRSAGDAQTMQPHHMDRKREAFLEHLKQKYPHHASTIMGHQERIRDQIRLPKHSASPQPGLGAPGEPLSVASLESLEAMSEGGDPPSAFTRGTRSRASLPVVRSANQTKDRSLGVLYLQYGEDTKQIRMPNEITGADTIRALFVSAFPQLLTMKMLESPSMAVYIKDDMRNIYYELTDVRNITPHSCLKVYHKDPAQAFSHNSKPNNGDVRVHREKMYVSRDGQHSLRQAPSSPISSLHALQGSMSPPTARSMPSSPSRIPFGPRPSLPLAGSATLPRERLASAPQPTSRSVTPCPSAILERRDVKPDEDLGSGSKSMALYEPYGHPEGRLSVSSSQGPGDAVDGALQQQPPPQQHSLYRQKSRKYAENPMASLGGKAQPPSPHRVNEVRMIDMPPQGVPVERGSSMRRSFRKDSNGTMEVVASVHGSMVSPVFVDLPPGHGTRPFQTGVPPGTHHTREKPVRTASPANSVNSGGVSPVPVPKNRTAQSDSMAVVLHSSAKDTEMQSMLSTFRRNVSDLRLQLHQLKQMQLQNQDSMKVMLRRAEQEITGRFTDMLRHLEDPVQKQRSQVDQERHTYLAMEEKVLIQLGELEKYVERLKKDSASRMTQRPITLKDVEEGAVNLRKVGEALAGLKGEFPGLQTKMRSVLRVEVEAVRFLKEEPHKMDSMLKRVKALTETLSCLRRCATEGVLPSPEPTRAVTAEASPVAADGSDSSGSSRSSPTLGPRSPAGTAIRSELTPSSPVVVHRVRSAPVSAPVCQHSASLGHGHHASPPLTPTHARDSPTVAKVSPRSRESSPALQKRTTLPRAGHAENAPGPGTTSGSDTPPPLGTEEPPSGGSSRGSLRHRGASTEPPSPERQWEEEKEDGEEEEKEEGEEEEEEEPQAGPSPGQPDGAEMERLLQQTQDSLMQAIPSLEVPAQGETPAQAQPDEVEAPLPAASAPELPPKPLADKPVAAAGSAERAQRPAIEKPHRPSVDRARAGSAEKASKSPPPPPPRRFFPSGSGLTTGRSGEVIYASHNRKDSTSAQEGEGEEVEEESTRPKALKVPPEIKPKPQSPPPTGATAPPLTPRAAASAAPSLADGDEEDEGDKIMAELQQTPGHQGEATNQTKDGKDSTPQGSRVIYYVTGQISNEHPAADTAEQKEGRERTLPQTKVAHANAFDLSQKPKLLTSAEFPTVSHKAAGQCPSAQPSTQHTDRSGPWPVCPETERSPNPEPVLSQAAQKRNAAPAKHSAVTQKPVNGVPGGQATTAPNGENLVNEEVVMRSNRGRLRYAEESGLSPDLPDEEGPPPPSTDSIAFMITQTKVQALSTGEYKDLVNNTNGGDMQTVKVGMDQTVCAPEDCGFDRKPVIIIFDEPMEIRQAYKRLSTIFEGEEELDRMLSEDRIDEESEEEEEEERQQEELERRARKEIKAREVTVATGIGLARTDKAELKPKRPAAAIEVSKPLSPTEPLSPEAVDGSIPELSLNDPKQDAKKKFKFKFPKKQLAAIGQALRTGTKTGKKTLQVVVYEDEEELDGTTKELKVAKRFEIHGKSKANQTSSSAPVTPSKAKVAPQTQRRTEEIRKNTFKTLDSLEETIKELESTISDMGPKSQTPPQEPSSPRGGTKVKRSVSDCSQTEGSPSKRTPPHESSKAQKGSSLRKKAKPHLLPRPSATSASGPSPSSGSSSSSSSSSSASSKQNSGGSSSTSRPTLPSPKTRQQPGASAEKAGKSQKLQDTQRQFRQANGSSVKTDGDSKHAFLALPASKIPAFCPSSGKGSLSSPNSNMSKPTNPSSASSSSSSSALSSTPISPSKSSIPCLSLGRHIRTSAHALPRPVPSNDSLQLHGGKGQTLSLLQQQQQQQTQNGRPHTSPSHHPVSIPTTSSSGLNYSSSSSSSYSYSSSSSVSPTSTSSSSSPSSPSLLSPTAVAQGGRGGRAAHLHGIGSVRPQGGSSAPPAITPTSSSRDMA from the exons AGGTTGGCAACATCAGCAACCAGAGGCTGTCCGCCACAGAGAATGAGGCCCTCAGCCAGCACCACAGCAGCAGCGCAGACGACAGTGACCACTCAGACCCCTGGTCCCCACGCACCCTGCCCAGACGCTACACAGTAGGGGGGCCTCGCAGCGCCGGGGACGCACAGACCATGCAGCCGCACCACATGGACCGCAAGCGAGAGGCCTTCCTGGAGCACCTGAAGCAGAAGTACCCCCACCACGCCTCCACTATCATGGGCCACCAGGAGAGAATCAGGGACCAG ATCAGACTCCCTAAGCACAGCGCAAGCCCCCAGCCCGGCCTAGGGGCCCCGGGGGAGCCGTTGTCTGTGGCCTCGCTGGAGTCTCTGGAGGCCATGTCTGAAGGAGGAGATCCACCCAGTGCCTTCACCCGAGGCACCCGCTCCAGGGCCAGCCTGCCTGTGGTGCGCTCTGCCAACCAGACCAAGGACAGGTCACTGG GTGTTCTGTACCTGCAGTATGGCGAGGACACCAAGCAGATCCGGATGCCAAACGAGATCACCGGGGCGGACACCATCCGGGCCCTGTTTGTCAGTGCCTTCCCCCAGCTGCTCACCATGAAGATGCTGGAGTCCCCCAGCATGGCTGTCTACATCAAGGACGACATGAGGAACATCTACTATGAGCTTACTGACGTCAG GAACATCACACCTCACTCATGTCTGAAGGTTTACCACAAAGACCCCGCCCAGGCCTTCAGCCACAACTCCAAGCCCAACAATGGGGATGTGAGG GTCCACCGGGAGAAGATGTACGTCAGCAGAGATGGCCAGCACAGCCTGCGGCAGGCCCCCTCGAGCCCCATCAGCAGCCTCCACGCCCTGCAGGGCTCCATGTCGCCCCCTACTGCCCGCTCCATGCCCTCCTCGCCCTCCCGCATCCCGTTTGGGCCGCGTCCCTCCCTGCCCCTGGCCGGCAGCGCCACGCTGCCCCGCGAGCGCCTGGCCAGTGCGCCTCAGCCCACCAGCCGCTCGGTCACGCCCTGCCCCAGCGCCATCCTGGAGCGCCGCGACGTCAAGCCCGACGAGGACCTGGGCAGCGGGAGCAAGAGCATGGCCCTGTACGAGCCGTACGGCCACCCCGAGGGCCGGCTGAGCGTGTCTTCGTCGCAGGGCCCCGGGGACGCGGTGGACGGAGCCCTCCAGCAGCAGCCGCCGCCACAGCAGCACTCGCTCTACCGGCAGAAGTCGCGCAAGTACGCCGAGAACCCCATGGCAAGTCTCGGGGGCAAAGCACAGCCGCCATCCCCGCACCGGGTCAACGAGGTCAGGATGATCGACATGCCCCCGCAGGGCGTACCGGTGGAGAGGGGCTCATCCATGCGCCGGTCCTTCCGGAAGGACAGCAACGGCACCATGGAGGTGGTGGCCAGCGTGCATGGCAGCATGGTCTCCCCCGTGTTTGTGGACCTGCCACCGGGACATGGCACCAGGCCGTTTCAGACCGGCGTACCCCCCGGCACCCACCACACCAG aGAGAAACCTGTGAGAACAGCATCTCCTGCTAACAGTGTTAACAGTGGAG GAGTGTCACCTGTTCCCGTGCCCAAGAATCGCACTGCCCAGTCCGACTCCATGGCTGTGGTCCTTCACTCGTCAGCCAAAGACACAGAGATGCAATCCATGCTGAGCACCTTCAGGAGGAACGTGTCTGACCTCCGCCTGCAGCTCCACCAGCTCAAGCAGATGCAG CTCCAGAACCAAGACTCGATGAAGGTGATGCTTCGGCGGGCCGAGCAGGAGATCACTGGCCGGTTCACGGACATGCTGCGGCACCTGGAGGATCCGGTGCAGAAACAGCGGTCCCAGGTGGACCAGGAGCGGCACACATACCTGGCCATGGAGGAGAAGGTGCTCATCCAGCTGGG GGAGCTGGAGAAGTATGTGGAGAGGCTGAAGAAAGACTCCGCCTCTAGGATGACCCAACGGCCAATCACGCTGAAGGATGTGGAGGAGGGAGCGGTCAACTTGAGGAAAGTGGGGGAGGCCTTGGCTGGACTCAAAG GCGAGTTCCCGGGGCTGCAGACCAAGATGCGCTCCGTGCtgcgggtggaggtggaggccgTGCGCTTCCTCAAAGAGGAGCCGCACAAGATGGACAGCATGCTGAAGAGAGTCAAGGCCCTGACGGAGACCCTCAGCTGCCTCAGGAG ATGTGCCACTGAGGGAGTCCTGCCCTCTCCAGAGCCCACCAGAGCCGTGACGGCCGAGGCGTCTCCAGTGGCGGCCGACGGCTCCGACTCCTCGGGCTCCTCGCGGAGCTCCCCGACTCTGGGGCCGCGGTCGCCGGCCGGCACCGCCATCCGCTCGGAGCTCACGCCCTCTTCGCCGGTGGTGGTGCACCGCGTGCGCAGTGCGCCCGTCTCCGCGCCCGTCTGCCAGCACTCGGCCAGCCTCGGCCACGGCCACCACGCCAGCCCACCACTCACCccgacgcacgcacgcgactCTCCCACCGTGGCCAAGGTGAGCCCTCGCAGCCGTGAGAGCAGCCCCGCGCTGCAGAAGAGGACCACACTGCCCAGGGCTGGCCACGCGGAGAACGCCCCGGGCCCCGGCACCACCAGTGGCTCGGACACACCGCCCCCCCTCGGCACCGAAGAGCCCCCAagtggcggcagcagcaggggcAGCCTGAGACACAGAGGCGCCAGCACTGAG CCACCATCCCCAGAGAGGcagtgggaggaggagaaggaagatggagaggaggaggagaaggaagagggagaggaggaggaggaggaagagccgCAGGCTGGACCCAGTCCAGGGCAGCCTGATGGGGCAGAGATGGAGAGGCTCCTCCAGCAGACCCAGGACAGCCTGATGCAGGCCATCCCCAGCCTAGAGGTGCCTGCCCAGGGGGAGACGCCAGCGCAGGCCCAGCCAGATGAGGTGGAGGCCCCCTTACCCGCAGCCTCTGCTCCTG AGCTGCCACCAAAACCCTTAGCTGACAAACCAGTGGCAGCGGCCGGCTCGGCGGAGCGAGCACAGAGGCCAGCCATTGAGAAGCCTCACAGGCCCAGCGTGGACCGAGCGAGGGCCGGCTCAGCAGAGAAGGCCAGCAagtctcctccccctcccccaccccgcCGTTTCTTCCCCAGTGGATCAGGCCTGACCACCGGGAGGTCAGGAGAGGTCATCTACGCCTCGCACAACAGGAAGGACTCGACCTCCGCTCAG gagggtgagggagaggaggtggaggaggagtccACCCGGCCCAAAGCGCTCAAGGTGCCCCCAGAGATCAAGCCCAAACCCCAGAGCCCCCCGCCCACTGGGGCCACCGCCCCCCCGCTCACTCCTCGGGCAGCCGCCAGTGCCGCTCCCTCTTTGGCCGATGGTGacgaggaggatgagggagatAAGATCATGGCCGAGCTGCAG CAGACCCCGGGTCACCAGGGTGAAGCGACAAACCAAACTAAGGATGGAAAGGATTCCACTCCACAAGGTTCCAGG GTGATATATTACGTCACTGGACAGATTTCCAATGAGCATCCTGCAGCAGACACAGCAGAACAAAAGGAGGGCAGGGAGCGAACCCTTCCCCAAACCAAGGTGGCACATGCGAATGCTTTTGACCTTTCCCAGAAGCCAAAGTTATTAACATCAGCTGAATTCCCCACAGTTTCCCATAAAGCAGCAGGCCAATGCCCAAGCGCGCAGCcatccacacagcacacagacaggtCTGGGCCGTGGCCAGTCTgtcctgagacagagagaagcccTAACCCAGAACCTGTGCTCTCACAGGCTGCCCAAAAGAGGAACGCTGCGCCTGCCAAACACAGTGCTGTTACTCAGAAGCCAGTGAATGGAGTTCCGGGTGGGCAGGCCACCACGGCACCAAACGGGGAGAATCTGGTCAATGAGGAGGTGGTGATGAGGTCTAATAGGGGCCGCTTGAGGTACGCGGAGGAGTCCGGATTGAGCCCAGACCTCCCAGACGAGGAGGGCCCCCCTCCCCCGTCCACCGACAGCATTGCCTTCATGATCACCCAGACAAAAGTGCAGGCACTGTCCACTGGGGAATACAAAGATCTAGTGAACAACACCAATGGTGGCGACATGCAGACGGTCAAAGTAGGTATGGACCAGACGGTGTGCGCACCCGAGGACTGCGGCTTTGACCGCAAGCCCGTCATCATCATCTTCGATGAGCCCATGGAGATCCGGCAGGCCTACAAGCGGCTGTCGACCATCTTCGAGGGTGAGGAGGAGCTGGACCGGATGCTGTCGGAGGACAGGATCGATGAGgagagcgaggaggaggaggaggaggagcggcaGCAGGAGGAGTTGGAGAGGAGAGCCAGGAAAGAGATCAAGGCAAGAGAGGTAACTGTTGCAACTGGTATAGGTTTGGCCAGAACAGACAAGGCTGAACTGAAGCCAAAGAGGCCTGCTGCTGCTATTGAGGTCAGTAAGCCCCTGAGTCCGACGGAGCCTTTGTCCCCCGAGGCCGTCGACGGCTCTATACCCGAGCTCTCTCTGAACGACCCAAAGCAAGACGCCAAGAAGAAGTTCAAATTCAAGTTCCCCAAGAAGCAACTGGCCGCCATAGGGCAGGCGCTTCGCACGGGGACCAAAACGGGCAAGAAGACCCTGCAGGTGGTGGTCTACGAGGACGAGGAAGAGTTGGACGGCACCACCAAGGAGCTGAAGGTGGCCAAACGGTTTGAGATCCACGGTAAATCCAAGGCCAACCAGACCTCCTCTTCAGCACCGGTTACTCCATCAAAAGCCAAAGTGGCACCTCAGACCCAAAGACGGACAGAGGAGATCCGTAAGAACACCTTCAAGACCCTTGACAGCCTGGAGGAGACCATCAAGGAACTAGAGAGCACCATCAGTGACATGGGGCCCAAGTCCCAAACCCCACCCCAGGAGCCCTCTTCCCCACGGGGAGGCACCAAGGTGAAGCGGTCAGTCTCCGACTGCTCTCAGACGGAGGGAAGTCCCTCCAAGCGCACCCCCCCTCATGAGTCATCCAAGGCCCAGAAGGGGTCCTCTCTGCGGAAGAAGGCCAAGCCTCACCTCCTGCCCCGGCCGTCGGCCACCTCCGCCTCTGGCCCTTCCCCCTCATCTGGgtcctcgtcttcctcctcctccagcagcagcGCCAGCAGTAAACAG AACAGCGGCGGTTCGTCCTCCACGTCTAGACCCACACTGCCTTCACCCAAGACCCGACAGCAGCCCGGCGCGAGCGCGGAGAAAGCCGGGAAATCGCAAAAGCTCCAAGATACCCAGAGGCAGTTCAGACAG GCTAACGGGAGTTCTGTGAAAACTGATGGGGATAGTAAACATGCTTTCCTTGCTTTACCTGCTTCTAAGATCCCAGCCTTTTGTCCTAGCTCTGGAAAAGGTAGCTTGTCTTCTCCTAACTCAAACATGTCTAAGCCTACTAATCCATCAtctgcctcttcctcctcctcctcctctgccctctcctccacccccattTCCCCCTCCAAGTCCTCCATTCCGTGTCTAAGTCTTGGCCGGCACATTCGCACCTCAGCCCACGCCCTCCCCCGCCCCGTCCCCTCCAACGACTCCCTCCAGCTCCACGGGGGCAAAGGCCAGACCCTTTCtctcctgcagcagcagcagcagcagcagactcaAAATGGCCGCCCCCACACCTCCCCATCCCATCACCCCGTCAGCATCCCCACCACCTCGTCCTCTGGCCTCAActactcctcctcttcctcctcctcttactcttactcctcctcttcctccgtgtcccccacctccacctcctcctcctcctcgccctcttccccctccctaCTCTCCCCCACGGCCGTGGCTCAGGGCGGCAGGGGAGGCCGGGCAGCCCACCTCCACGGCATCGGCAGCGTTCGGCCACAGGGGGGCAGCAGTGCTCCGCCTGCCATCACACCAACATCATCCTCCAGGGACATGGCATGA